The following proteins are encoded in a genomic region of Opitutus sp.:
- a CDS encoding O-antigen ligase family protein, with amino-acid sequence MNLLFGDRFDFLGIGPASSNLSAAILACALVSCAWCFLQTRRRWQWLGLILGLGFSVLLIATKSRGGLIAAGCGMGLVALIHRPRISRSLLIGGAVAILAVAVYGTFRGVWFRFTYGDDSRSDLWRAGLAMLWDAPNGVGTGNASNFFAQWYQEIGDRRGYLSLINYHLNLLAEHGLAARLGYAMSWAGLAWFVWPRRTTPLLTTAAAVWLSFFVAAIFSNTAKAWQVWALPLVWLVLVAAWRIRHRSFAPARTAYLSAGVALLSLLSLHAIGWWLSSPQLSTGSDSIRCGDQPPRVILYAPNPGVLGEKWGQDLRASAVSALVLRSSATLPADLPRDTLWIISGDLPPNLPPKSRVHLFNLPATPETLAWIDRQAPASVRVTLSDSLCRELRCDDWFNWSDRHPETTRIKLMGGVNLFIPSWSWFDEE; translated from the coding sequence ATGAACCTGTTATTCGGAGATCGTTTCGATTTTTTAGGGATCGGCCCGGCAAGCAGTAACCTCAGCGCGGCGATCCTTGCGTGTGCGCTGGTTTCGTGTGCGTGGTGCTTCCTCCAGACCCGCCGCCGTTGGCAATGGCTCGGGCTGATCCTCGGGCTTGGCTTTTCGGTTCTGCTCATCGCCACCAAATCACGCGGTGGCCTCATCGCCGCCGGTTGCGGTATGGGCCTCGTTGCGCTGATACACCGTCCACGTATTTCGCGCAGCCTACTCATCGGCGGAGCCGTTGCGATCCTCGCCGTGGCTGTTTATGGCACTTTTCGCGGAGTCTGGTTTCGGTTCACCTACGGCGACGACTCCCGCAGCGACCTCTGGCGCGCCGGCCTCGCGATGCTCTGGGACGCGCCCAATGGAGTGGGCACGGGCAACGCCTCGAATTTCTTCGCCCAATGGTATCAAGAGATCGGCGACCGACGCGGCTACCTCTCGCTCATTAATTATCACCTCAATTTGCTGGCCGAGCATGGTCTCGCTGCCCGCCTAGGCTACGCCATGTCATGGGCCGGACTTGCATGGTTTGTTTGGCCCCGGCGAACCACGCCGTTGTTAACCACCGCCGCCGCAGTCTGGTTGTCCTTTTTCGTCGCCGCGATTTTTAGTAACACGGCCAAAGCGTGGCAGGTCTGGGCGTTGCCTCTCGTTTGGCTTGTGCTTGTCGCCGCCTGGCGCATCCGCCATCGCTCCTTCGCTCCCGCTCGCACGGCCTACCTCAGCGCGGGAGTTGCCCTGCTTTCCCTACTCAGCCTACACGCCATCGGATGGTGGCTCAGCTCACCGCAACTTTCCACCGGCTCCGATTCCATCCGCTGTGGCGACCAGCCACCGCGTGTCATCCTTTACGCGCCCAATCCCGGAGTACTCGGTGAAAAGTGGGGCCAGGATCTCCGCGCATCCGCTGTGAGTGCCCTTGTATTGCGCTCAAGCGCAACTCTCCCCGCCGACCTTCCACGCGATACACTTTGGATTATCTCAGGAGACCTGCCCCCAAATCTACCGCCCAAATCTCGGGTGCACCTCTTCAATCTCCCCGCCACGCCTGAAACCCTTGCATGGATCGACCGGCAAGCGCCTGCATCCGTCCGCGTGACGTTGAGCGACAGCCTATGTCGCGAGTTGCGATGCGATGACTGGTTCAACTGGAGCGATCGGCACCCCGAAACCACCCGCATTAAACTCATGGGCGGGGTAAATCTCTTCATTCCCTCCTGGTCATGGTTCGACGAAGAATAA
- a CDS encoding N-acetylmuramoyl-L-alanine amidase: protein MVRRRITLVLLSALIAGTLSAASADTLVEPLKIEKRLIHVRDPLPENPCFRPYAEQRQINVIVLHHTSAVYWFDPAFQALLTQEVKDRVHTQGITLENIQTHRFDLDLIIQIFRTYGVAPHYLIGRKGEVIQLVEDNDMAYHAGVSTMPDGDGRTGVNYFSIGIELTSVHPDNERIGTHREPAYTEAQYLALTKLVERLTTRYSIKKIVGHDEIAPDRKKDPGPLFDWTRIRGSMKEPIRTGAPLPGAVDQNRS, encoded by the coding sequence ATGGTTCGACGAAGAATAACCCTTGTCCTCCTGAGTGCCCTCATCGCCGGGACGCTATCGGCAGCCTCGGCCGATACTCTCGTTGAGCCACTGAAAATCGAGAAACGACTCATACACGTTCGCGATCCACTGCCGGAGAATCCCTGCTTTCGCCCCTACGCCGAGCAACGGCAAATCAACGTCATCGTCCTACATCATACCAGCGCGGTTTACTGGTTCGATCCTGCGTTCCAAGCCCTGCTCACCCAAGAGGTCAAAGACCGCGTCCACACCCAAGGCATCACACTGGAGAACATTCAAACCCACCGCTTCGACCTTGATCTCATTATCCAAATTTTCCGCACCTACGGCGTCGCACCTCACTACCTGATTGGCCGCAAAGGTGAAGTCATCCAACTGGTCGAAGATAACGACATGGCTTATCATGCGGGCGTCAGCACCATGCCCGACGGCGACGGCCGCACTGGGGTGAATTATTTCTCCATAGGCATCGAGTTGACCTCCGTGCACCCCGACAACGAACGCATCGGCACGCATCGAGAGCCAGCCTACACCGAAGCCCAATACCTCGCCCTGACGAAGCTCGTGGAGCGACTCACGACCCGATACTCCATCAAGAAAATCGTAGGGCACGACGAGATTGCACCTGACCGTAAAAAAGACCCCGGCCCGCTCTTCGACTGGACACGCATTCGAGGATCAATGAAGGAGCCCATACGAACGGGAGCGCCTTTACCTGGTGCAGTTGATCAGAACAGGTCGTAA
- a CDS encoding ASCH domain-containing protein, whose amino-acid sequence MKNHVIMFAAEFAPAILAKTKKQTIRRDRKAVIYVGDCLELRQWEAQAYRSKQVGIDAVLCTKAAPIEVTEEGAKVAGNTQNLLGLELLAREDGFTSWAAMQDWFRANYGLPFKGILIGW is encoded by the coding sequence ATGAAAAACCACGTGATCATGTTCGCGGCGGAGTTTGCCCCCGCCATCCTGGCTAAGACTAAGAAGCAGACGATACGCCGTGATCGGAAAGCCGTGATCTACGTCGGCGATTGTTTGGAACTGCGTCAGTGGGAGGCTCAAGCCTACCGCTCGAAGCAAGTGGGGATCGACGCGGTGCTGTGCACCAAAGCAGCACCGATCGAGGTCACCGAGGAGGGCGCGAAGGTCGCCGGAAATACGCAGAACCTGCTCGGGCTGGAACTGCTGGCGCGTGAGGACGGTTTTACCAGCTGGGCCGCAATGCAGGACTGGTTCCGGGCCAACTACGGGCTCCCGTTTAAGGGGATCCTGATCGGCTGGTAG
- a CDS encoding host-nuclease inhibitor Gam family protein yields MSTATQSKSSRIRLTRPVVDSRAAAESILGQITAAKAEQNGLRAALDCELTAVRQRFEGDIDSLGKDIEQKTGLLQQWAEASPEEFPAGKKSIEFLHGRIGFRTGTPKLKTLAGWTWDKVKGVLDSTFVRTKSETDKELLLAAYSRGEITAAVLRTVGVQVVQDEAFFVEPKIEEGAV; encoded by the coding sequence ATGTCTACCGCTACCCAATCCAAATCATCCCGCATCCGCCTCACACGGCCCGTCGTCGATTCGCGCGCCGCCGCTGAATCTATTCTCGGTCAGATCACCGCCGCCAAGGCCGAGCAAAACGGCCTGCGCGCCGCGCTCGATTGCGAGCTTACCGCCGTCCGCCAACGCTTCGAAGGCGATATCGATTCGCTGGGCAAGGACATCGAGCAAAAGACCGGTCTTCTTCAGCAGTGGGCCGAGGCCTCGCCTGAAGAGTTTCCGGCGGGCAAGAAGTCCATCGAGTTTTTGCACGGGCGGATCGGTTTCCGCACCGGAACCCCGAAGCTCAAGACGCTCGCGGGGTGGACGTGGGATAAAGTCAAAGGCGTGCTCGATTCGACCTTCGTTCGTACCAAGAGCGAAACGGACAAGGAACTGCTCCTCGCCGCGTACTCGCGCGGAGAGATTACGGCTGCGGTGCTGCGCACGGTGGGTGTGCAGGTTGTCCAGGATGAAGCGTTTTTCGTCGAGCCGAAGATCGAGGAGGGGGCGGTATGA
- a CDS encoding AAA family ATPase — protein MAINDTTPAAPAPQDEPAGGNGNNARASWNISLDDLQKNISHAAAEAQELLSWCFLWCIDDMHPVSLAEFALQVHSDKTTISRIIRGTYIHPETKVRLPIGDKLVKAMRTFRELCTEGARTARKDFVLTPTARRMFTACDLARESRSPVFLIGPSHIGKTWSLIEYKERNNHGHTVYVRMAAASGLMGMVRAIAESLGISDKSATPALVGRIKTALKKRPNTLLIFDELHQLMYTYRKQSFFACLEVLREIYDHTEVGIVLCGTELLFKSIKDNRSDLEQLLRRGVHRVVLPDQPSRGDVAAICEHLGLDMPEKGFSVTVKVGGVSFTDEPYAILKQIGKEEGLKAITERLRYAAKFAKKGEESIAWSHFVRAHLTIRQNATNENDWN, from the coding sequence ATGGCTATTAACGACACAACTCCCGCCGCACCGGCCCCGCAAGACGAACCCGCAGGCGGCAACGGCAACAACGCTCGCGCGTCCTGGAACATTTCCTTGGACGATCTCCAGAAGAACATTTCCCACGCCGCCGCCGAGGCGCAGGAGCTCCTCTCGTGGTGCTTCCTGTGGTGCATCGACGATATGCACCCGGTCTCGCTCGCCGAATTCGCGCTCCAGGTGCACTCGGACAAGACGACGATTTCCCGCATCATCCGGGGCACCTACATCCACCCGGAAACCAAGGTGCGCCTGCCGATCGGCGACAAGTTGGTGAAGGCGATGCGGACTTTCCGCGAGCTCTGCACCGAGGGTGCGCGGACGGCGCGTAAGGACTTCGTGCTGACGCCCACCGCGCGGCGGATGTTCACCGCCTGCGATCTGGCGCGTGAGTCGCGCTCGCCGGTGTTTTTAATCGGGCCGTCGCATATTGGGAAAACGTGGTCGCTGATCGAGTACAAGGAGCGCAACAACCATGGGCATACGGTCTACGTGCGCATGGCGGCGGCGTCCGGTTTGATGGGTATGGTGCGCGCGATCGCGGAGTCGCTGGGGATTTCGGATAAATCGGCTACCCCGGCGTTGGTGGGGCGGATAAAAACGGCGCTCAAAAAGCGGCCCAACACGCTGCTCATTTTCGACGAGCTCCACCAGCTGATGTACACGTACCGCAAGCAGAGCTTTTTTGCCTGCTTGGAGGTGCTGCGCGAAATCTATGACCACACCGAGGTGGGGATCGTGCTGTGCGGCACCGAGCTGCTGTTCAAGTCGATCAAGGATAACCGGAGCGATCTCGAACAGCTACTGCGCCGGGGCGTGCACCGGGTAGTTTTACCGGACCAGCCGAGTCGGGGCGATGTGGCGGCGATTTGCGAGCACCTCGGGCTCGACATGCCCGAGAAGGGTTTCTCCGTCACGGTCAAGGTGGGCGGGGTGAGCTTTACCGATGAGCCCTACGCCATCCTGAAGCAGATCGGCAAGGAGGAGGGGTTGAAGGCGATCACCGAGCGGCTGCGCTACGCGGCGAAGTTCGCGAAGAAGGGCGAGGAGTCGATCGCGTGGAGCCACTTCGTGCGCGCCCACCTGACGATCCGCCAGAACGCCACCAACGAGAACGACTGGAACTGA